In one window of Arthrobacter pascens DNA:
- a CDS encoding trehalase-like domain-containing protein, which yields MPTPLNQSVADTALLTKSLPLGLLRAFVQSDAADDGLTPALLAELKVLARVPGLLVACNYGGTLCDAEGISTETLPLGSAAIALRALAALPNTHAAVISGRSLRDLAAVSRLPAEVHLIGSHGSEPDMGFAHVQSLATEAALQKAGTALSEAVGFQKGIWIERKPVAVSVHTRPATPDVVATVTETAREIARAHGLFFIVDGSVLDLSVLEPSKAEALESLRSRLGASAAMYAGDAYSDELAIGTLRGPDMGLKVGPGETAAAHRLRDPESFARVLAILFELRRAWLFGEDAVGLERHSMIGNGSSTALVTPDAKICWMSHPLPDSGSLFAHILGGDAAGHFSVEPVKASQVLGQRYVDSTMIVETRWADVTVTDYLEPAPDGITSLVRVLSGSGAARIVFAPRPDYANAPFSMEARGDELHVVGTSDPVILLAPGVRFAIASDGRHATATAVVNLQDGPVVLNMRCGDTEPQAADPGGETERRAAVAHHSRRWMQDLELPGVKPSLVRRSALVLRALVHEPTGAVLAAPTTSLPEGIGGTRNWDYRYCWLRDGSMTVNALVDLGSTHEAAGFLGWLSRILEHAPGPEWLHPLYSVTGAALSTEAVIDSLPGYAGSRPVRIGNAADHQVQLDVFGPIAELIHSLSEREGRLADGHWELMVQMASAVLARWHEADHGIWEARRAPRHHVYTKVMCWVTLDRALRTAARHGRTPEPSWEPTATTIRDEVLREGWDESARSYTVAYDSPDLDAAVLHIGLSGLLDVTDQRFLDTVTAVERELRVGPTVFRYRYDDGLPGLEGGFHICTTWLIEAYVAVGRIEEAWDLFDQLVNLFGPTGLLPEEYDPGTETHLGNHPQAYSHLGFIRCARILDRHQSQVRPPRS from the coding sequence ATGCCAACTCCATTGAACCAGAGCGTTGCGGATACCGCGCTGCTCACCAAGTCACTGCCGCTGGGCCTGCTCCGGGCGTTCGTCCAGTCGGACGCTGCCGACGACGGGCTCACCCCCGCGCTCCTCGCGGAACTGAAGGTCCTGGCGCGCGTCCCCGGGCTCCTGGTGGCCTGCAACTACGGTGGAACCCTGTGCGACGCCGAAGGAATTTCCACCGAAACCCTGCCGTTGGGCAGCGCAGCGATTGCCCTTCGCGCCCTGGCCGCCCTGCCCAACACCCATGCCGCTGTCATTTCCGGGCGGTCGCTGCGAGACCTTGCCGCGGTGTCACGCCTGCCGGCGGAAGTACACCTGATTGGATCGCACGGCTCGGAGCCGGACATGGGTTTTGCCCACGTGCAGTCCCTGGCCACCGAGGCGGCGCTGCAGAAGGCCGGGACGGCGCTGTCCGAGGCAGTGGGCTTCCAGAAGGGCATCTGGATTGAGCGAAAGCCCGTGGCCGTCTCCGTGCACACCCGGCCGGCGACCCCGGATGTGGTAGCGACCGTCACCGAGACGGCGCGGGAGATCGCCCGGGCCCATGGACTGTTCTTCATTGTGGACGGTTCCGTGCTGGACCTGTCCGTGCTGGAACCGTCCAAGGCCGAGGCGCTGGAGAGCCTCAGGTCCCGGCTCGGGGCCAGTGCGGCAATGTACGCAGGGGATGCCTACAGCGACGAGCTGGCCATCGGTACGCTGCGGGGTCCCGACATGGGCCTGAAGGTCGGCCCGGGGGAGACGGCAGCCGCGCACCGGCTCCGCGATCCGGAATCCTTCGCGCGCGTACTTGCCATCCTGTTCGAGCTGCGGCGTGCGTGGCTCTTCGGCGAGGACGCGGTGGGCCTGGAGCGGCACTCGATGATCGGCAACGGGTCCTCCACCGCCCTCGTCACACCGGACGCCAAGATCTGCTGGATGAGCCATCCGCTGCCCGATTCGGGCTCGCTGTTCGCCCACATTTTGGGAGGGGACGCGGCCGGGCATTTCTCGGTTGAACCGGTCAAGGCCTCCCAGGTCCTGGGCCAGCGCTACGTGGACAGCACCATGATCGTGGAAACCCGGTGGGCGGACGTGACTGTTACGGACTACCTTGAGCCGGCGCCGGACGGCATCACCAGCCTGGTCCGTGTGCTCTCCGGCAGCGGCGCGGCCAGGATCGTGTTCGCGCCCAGACCGGACTACGCCAACGCCCCCTTCAGCATGGAGGCCCGCGGGGACGAGCTGCATGTTGTGGGCACGTCCGATCCCGTCATCCTGCTGGCCCCCGGCGTCCGGTTTGCCATCGCCTCCGACGGCCGGCACGCCACGGCCACCGCCGTCGTGAACCTCCAGGACGGACCCGTGGTGCTGAACATGCGCTGCGGCGACACCGAACCCCAGGCAGCCGACCCCGGAGGGGAAACCGAACGGCGCGCAGCAGTGGCCCACCATTCGCGCCGGTGGATGCAGGACCTGGAGCTGCCCGGGGTCAAACCGTCCCTGGTGCGCCGGTCCGCGCTGGTGCTCCGCGCCCTGGTCCATGAACCAACCGGCGCCGTGCTCGCCGCCCCGACCACGTCCCTGCCCGAAGGGATCGGCGGGACGCGTAACTGGGACTACCGCTACTGCTGGCTGCGCGACGGATCCATGACGGTGAATGCCCTGGTGGATCTGGGCTCCACGCACGAGGCGGCAGGGTTCCTTGGCTGGCTGAGCCGGATCCTGGAGCACGCCCCCGGCCCGGAATGGCTGCACCCGCTGTACTCCGTCACCGGGGCGGCACTGTCCACCGAGGCCGTCATCGACAGCCTGCCGGGCTACGCCGGATCCCGTCCCGTCCGGATCGGAAACGCGGCGGACCACCAGGTCCAGCTGGACGTCTTCGGCCCCATCGCCGAGCTGATCCATTCGCTGAGCGAGCGTGAAGGCCGGCTCGCCGACGGCCACTGGGAGCTCATGGTCCAGATGGCTTCCGCGGTGCTGGCCCGCTGGCACGAGGCGGACCACGGCATCTGGGAGGCCCGGCGGGCGCCGCGCCACCATGTGTACACCAAGGTGATGTGCTGGGTGACGCTGGACCGGGCGCTGCGGACAGCAGCCAGGCATGGCCGGACGCCGGAACCTTCCTGGGAACCCACCGCCACCACAATCCGGGACGAGGTGCTGCGTGAGGGGTGGGACGAATCGGCGCGGTCCTACACAGTGGCGTATGACAGCCCGGACCTTGATGCCGCCGTCCTGCATATCGGCCTCTCCGGCCTGCTCGACGTCACGGACCAGCGCTTCCTGGACACCGTGACCGCCGTTGAACGGGAGCTCCGGGTGGGGCCCACAGTTTTCCGGTACAGGTACGACGACGGCCTGCCGGGCCTGGAGGGCGGCTTCCACATCTGCACCACCTGGCTCATCGAGGCGTACGTTGCGGTGGGCAGGATCGAGGAGGCCTGGGATCTTTTCGACCAGCTGGTGAACCTCTTCGGGCCAACCGGCCTGCTCCCGGAGGAATACGATCCGGGGACCGAAACGCACCTGGGCAACCATCCCCAGGCCTACTCGCACCTGGGTTTCATCCGCTGCGCCCGCATCCTGGACCGGCACCAGTCCCAGGTCAGGCCGCCGAGGTCCTGA
- a CDS encoding carbohydrate ABC transporter permease: MLTIWSLIVILPLLWTIMTSFKTTTEIFASPFALPEHWNFDNYVKAWTTAGIGNYFLNSVVVVGCALIIVMMLGAMCAYVLARFAFPGSRAIYYLMLAGLTFPIFLAIVPLFFILKNVGLLNTLPGLIITYVAFALPFTVFFLFSFFKALPNEIAEAAALDGAGEWRTFFQVMLPMAKPGLASVLIFNFLGLWNQFLIPVALNTDTRNYVLSQGLAAFASQAGYAVDFGALFAAVVITVVPVLVIYVIFQRQLQGSVSQGTSK, encoded by the coding sequence ATGCTGACCATCTGGTCGCTCATCGTCATCCTGCCCCTGCTCTGGACCATCATGACCTCGTTCAAGACGACGACGGAAATCTTCGCGTCGCCGTTTGCGCTGCCGGAGCACTGGAACTTCGACAACTACGTCAAGGCCTGGACCACCGCAGGCATCGGAAACTACTTCCTCAACTCGGTCGTCGTCGTCGGCTGTGCCCTGATCATTGTCATGATGCTTGGGGCGATGTGCGCGTACGTGCTGGCCCGTTTCGCCTTCCCCGGCAGCAGGGCCATCTACTACCTCATGCTGGCCGGGCTGACGTTCCCGATCTTCCTTGCCATCGTCCCCCTGTTCTTCATCCTGAAGAACGTCGGGCTGCTCAACACCCTGCCCGGACTCATCATTACCTACGTGGCATTCGCGCTGCCGTTCACGGTCTTCTTCCTCTTCTCCTTCTTCAAGGCACTTCCGAATGAAATCGCCGAAGCCGCAGCGCTGGACGGTGCCGGGGAATGGCGGACCTTCTTCCAGGTGATGCTGCCCATGGCAAAACCCGGGCTGGCCTCAGTGCTCATTTTCAATTTCCTCGGACTTTGGAACCAGTTCCTCATCCCCGTGGCGCTGAACACGGACACCAGGAACTACGTCCTGTCCCAGGGGCTCGCGGCCTTCGCCTCGCAGGCAGGGTATGCGGTCGACTTCGGCGCCCTGTTCGCCGCGGTCGTCATCACAGTCGTGCCGGTGCTCGTCATCTACGTGATTTTCCAACGCCAACTCCAGGGATCCGTTTCCCAGGGCACCTCGAAATAG
- a CDS encoding carbohydrate ABC transporter permease, with amino-acid sequence MSLLGTGVPSADTAPAEGARRRSKLSFDRVSFIAVFLGLPLAVYLIFVVSPFVQAFYYSMTDWSGFTRNMNFTGLDNYRRLFTDDIFMKAMGNNILLALALPALTIVLSLILASLVTVGGSSRGQVKGLRNSSFYRVVSFFPYVIPAIIIGIMWGQIYDPSNGLLNGILTTAGLGQFDSFAWLGNEGTAMAASMFVIVWGFVGFYMVLFVAAIKGIPAELFEAARIDGAGRFRTATSITIPLIRDNIQTAYIYMGILALDAFVYMVALNPGGGPNNSTLVMSQQLFSTAFNKGQFGLACAMGVVLAVITLAFAALVFLVNKLTGGSKDTQ; translated from the coding sequence ATGAGCCTTTTGGGAACCGGTGTCCCTTCGGCAGACACAGCGCCTGCCGAAGGGGCCCGGCGCCGATCGAAATTAAGCTTTGACAGGGTCAGTTTCATCGCGGTCTTCCTGGGACTCCCGCTGGCCGTCTACCTGATCTTCGTGGTGTCCCCGTTCGTGCAGGCCTTCTACTACTCCATGACCGACTGGTCCGGATTCACCCGGAACATGAACTTCACCGGACTGGACAATTACCGAAGGCTGTTCACGGACGACATCTTCATGAAGGCAATGGGGAACAACATCCTCCTCGCCCTGGCATTGCCGGCCCTGACGATTGTCCTGAGCCTCATCCTCGCGTCGCTCGTCACGGTGGGCGGCAGCAGCCGCGGACAGGTCAAGGGTCTGCGGAACTCCAGTTTCTACCGGGTGGTGTCCTTCTTCCCCTACGTGATCCCCGCGATCATCATCGGCATCATGTGGGGCCAGATCTACGATCCCAGCAACGGGCTGCTCAACGGCATCCTGACCACTGCCGGGCTCGGACAATTCGACTCGTTCGCCTGGTTGGGCAACGAAGGCACAGCCATGGCAGCCTCGATGTTTGTCATCGTCTGGGGCTTCGTCGGCTTCTACATGGTGCTCTTTGTCGCCGCGATCAAGGGCATCCCGGCAGAACTGTTCGAAGCGGCCCGGATCGACGGCGCCGGTAGATTCCGCACTGCCACCAGCATCACGATCCCCCTGATCCGGGACAACATCCAGACGGCTTATATCTACATGGGGATCCTGGCGCTGGACGCCTTCGTCTACATGGTGGCGCTGAACCCGGGCGGCGGTCCCAACAACTCAACACTGGTCATGTCCCAGCAGCTTTTCTCCACCGCATTCAACAAGGGCCAGTTCGGCCTTGCGTGTGCCATGGGAGTTGTCCTGGCCGTCATCACCCTGGCGTTTGCCGCGCTGGTCTTCCTCGTCAATAAACTCACCGGCGGAAGCAAGGACACCCAGTGA
- a CDS encoding NtaA/DmoA family FMN-dependent monooxygenase (This protein belongs to a clade of FMN-dependent monooxygenases, within a broader family of flavin-dependent oxidoreductases, the luciferase-like monooxygenase (LMM) family, some of whose members use coenzyme F420 rather than FMN.), producing the protein MTQHSSATSDDFTPTGKLQFGIFFQGVNSGTIWKAAESGSQTDFESFRRIAQTAERGLFAAFFLGEGLRLREHLGRPHALDVVGRPDAQTMLAALASVTKNIGLVATQNTTYNDPADLAHRLSSLDLISGGRAAWNIVTTDNAWTGANFRRGGYLDHADRYRHAEAFVETAKRIWDSWETPDGPARRVLHEGQHYTVHVTPRLPRSAQYRPVLFQAGDSPEGRNFAARQADVIFSAHPKFADAVEFRKDLVARSLAAGRGANAVQIMPASEFILAPTAEEAAEKKEWVRSLQIGPQQAVAYLEQFWGRELSEYDPDGPLPDIDPVVEETSETRGSGFHGAKARQLADQWRAEAKDKGLSIRQFVTSRTARVDATFTGSYSAVADQLAEYTRVGAVDGFNISPWLIPTGLDDIVNHLVPELQERGVYPTEYRGTTLRENLGLQTPVPSSETVRA; encoded by the coding sequence ATGACGCAGCACAGCAGTGCCACATCCGACGATTTCACGCCTACAGGAAAGCTGCAGTTCGGCATCTTCTTCCAGGGCGTGAATTCAGGCACCATCTGGAAGGCGGCGGAATCCGGCTCGCAGACCGACTTCGAATCATTCCGCCGGATCGCGCAAACCGCCGAGCGTGGGCTGTTCGCCGCGTTCTTCCTGGGCGAGGGACTGCGCCTGCGCGAACACCTGGGCAGGCCCCACGCGCTGGACGTGGTGGGCAGGCCGGATGCCCAGACCATGCTCGCTGCACTGGCGTCGGTGACCAAAAACATCGGGCTGGTGGCTACCCAGAACACCACGTACAACGATCCGGCAGACCTGGCGCACCGGCTCTCCTCGCTGGACCTGATCTCCGGTGGCCGGGCCGCATGGAACATCGTGACGACGGACAACGCCTGGACCGGCGCAAACTTCCGCCGCGGCGGCTATCTGGACCACGCCGACCGGTACAGGCACGCGGAAGCGTTCGTGGAGACGGCAAAGCGGATCTGGGACTCCTGGGAGACCCCGGACGGTCCCGCCCGCCGCGTGCTCCACGAGGGCCAGCACTACACGGTGCACGTCACACCGCGGCTGCCGCGCAGCGCGCAGTACCGGCCCGTGCTGTTCCAGGCCGGCGACTCCCCGGAAGGCCGCAACTTTGCCGCCCGGCAGGCGGACGTGATCTTCTCCGCCCACCCCAAGTTCGCCGACGCCGTCGAGTTCCGCAAGGATCTGGTGGCACGTTCCCTGGCCGCCGGCCGGGGGGCGAACGCCGTGCAGATCATGCCCGCCAGCGAATTCATCCTGGCTCCCACCGCAGAAGAGGCCGCGGAGAAGAAGGAATGGGTGCGCAGCCTGCAGATCGGTCCGCAACAGGCGGTGGCCTACCTGGAACAGTTCTGGGGCCGTGAGCTGTCCGAATACGACCCCGACGGCCCGCTCCCGGATATTGATCCGGTAGTGGAGGAAACCTCGGAAACCCGGGGCAGCGGCTTCCACGGTGCCAAGGCGCGCCAGCTCGCCGACCAGTGGCGCGCGGAAGCCAAGGACAAGGGCCTGTCCATCCGGCAATTCGTCACCTCCCGCACCGCTCGGGTGGACGCCACCTTCACGGGTTCATACTCTGCGGTGGCAGACCAACTGGCGGAGTACACCCGGGTGGGTGCGGTGGACGGCTTCAACATCTCGCCGTGGCTCATTCCCACCGGCCTGGACGACATCGTGAACCACCTCGTGCCTGAGCTGCAGGAACGCGGCGTTTACCCCACGGAGTATCGCGGCACTACCCTGCGGGAAAACCTGGGACTTCAGACGCCGGTTCCTTCCTCGGAGACGGTGCGGGCCTGA
- a CDS encoding LLM class flavin-dependent oxidoreductase, producing MTLPLSILDLATIGKGQTAAESFAGSVAMAQRAEELGYRRIWYAEHHNMSSIASSATSVLIAHVAAHTRSIRLGAGGVMLPNHSPLTIAEQFGTLETLHPGRIDLGLGRAPGSDQNTMRALRRDPMSADSFPQDVLELQGYLTGPTRVQGVEATPGKGTNVPLYILGSSLFGAHLAAQLGLPYAFASHFAPGALQEAVAVYRREFRPSAQLDSPHVIAGVNVIAADSASEAQETFLATKRARVSLFFGGGREFTDDEADMILDSPQGQHVSQMMTYSAVGTPEAVMEYLDEFAKHSDADELIVAHQSTGTAARLRSVELLAQAAGLARV from the coding sequence GTGACACTTCCCCTCTCCATTCTTGATCTGGCGACCATCGGCAAAGGCCAGACGGCGGCGGAGAGCTTCGCGGGAAGCGTGGCCATGGCACAGCGCGCGGAGGAACTCGGTTATCGGCGGATCTGGTACGCCGAACACCACAACATGTCCTCCATCGCGTCGTCTGCCACCAGCGTGCTGATCGCCCACGTGGCAGCCCATACCAGGAGCATCAGACTCGGCGCCGGCGGCGTGATGCTGCCCAACCATTCGCCGCTGACCATCGCCGAGCAGTTCGGCACCCTGGAGACCCTGCATCCGGGACGGATCGACCTTGGCCTGGGACGCGCTCCGGGCAGCGACCAGAACACCATGCGGGCCCTCCGCCGGGATCCGATGTCCGCGGACAGCTTCCCGCAGGACGTGCTGGAACTGCAGGGCTACCTCACCGGCCCCACCCGGGTCCAGGGCGTGGAGGCGACTCCCGGCAAGGGCACCAACGTGCCGCTCTACATCCTCGGGTCCTCCCTGTTCGGTGCGCACCTCGCCGCGCAGCTGGGCCTGCCCTACGCCTTCGCCTCGCACTTCGCACCGGGCGCCCTGCAGGAGGCCGTGGCGGTCTACCGCCGCGAATTCAGGCCCTCCGCCCAGCTGGATTCCCCGCACGTGATCGCCGGGGTAAACGTGATCGCAGCAGATTCCGCCTCCGAAGCCCAGGAAACCTTCCTCGCCACCAAGCGCGCCCGCGTCTCCCTGTTCTTCGGCGGGGGCCGGGAGTTCACCGACGATGAGGCGGACATGATCCTGGATTCCCCGCAGGGGCAGCACGTGTCCCAGATGATGACCTATTCCGCCGTCGGCACTCCTGAGGCGGTCATGGAGTACCTGGACGAGTTCGCTAAACACTCCGATGCCGACGAGCTCATCGTTGCGCACCAGAGCACCGGAACGGCGGCAAGGCTGCGGTCCGTGGAGTTGCTCGCGCAGGCTGCCGGGCTCGCCAGGGTTTAG
- a CDS encoding NAD-dependent epimerase/dehydratase family protein, with product MSRIVMIGATGHVGGYLVPRLTEAGHEVIAVSRGLRQPYRQHPAWKEVHRVAVDRDEGDAAGTFAGRIADLRPDVVIDMLCFTPDSAEQLITALRGRVDLLLSCGTIWVHGAGTEVPTREEDARNPFGDYGIRKARIEELLLAESRTPGGLQSSVLHPGHITGPGWAMVNAAGNFDLDVWHRLAMGQPVEIPNFGLETVHHVHADDVAQAFQLALERPRVAAGNGYHVVSDRALTLRGIATAAAAWFGQEAQLRFLPFEEFRSGTSPGNAEASYDHISRSPSMSIGKAQRELGYSPRHTSLEAIAEGLRWLISDGRLDTGGRELRTSAA from the coding sequence ATGTCCCGCATAGTCATGATCGGAGCGACCGGGCACGTCGGCGGGTACCTCGTGCCGCGGCTGACCGAAGCGGGGCATGAAGTCATAGCCGTCAGCCGCGGACTCAGGCAGCCCTACAGGCAGCACCCAGCCTGGAAAGAAGTCCACCGCGTCGCGGTCGACCGGGACGAAGGCGACGCCGCGGGAACCTTCGCCGGCAGAATCGCCGACCTGCGGCCCGACGTGGTCATTGACATGCTCTGCTTCACGCCGGACTCGGCCGAACAGCTGATCACCGCGCTCCGGGGCCGGGTGGACCTGCTGCTCAGCTGCGGCACCATCTGGGTGCACGGCGCCGGGACGGAGGTTCCCACCCGCGAGGAGGATGCGCGGAATCCATTCGGTGACTACGGGATCCGGAAGGCACGGATCGAGGAACTGCTGCTGGCCGAGTCGCGGACGCCAGGCGGCCTTCAATCCTCGGTGCTGCATCCGGGGCACATTACGGGACCGGGCTGGGCCATGGTCAACGCTGCCGGGAACTTCGACCTGGACGTCTGGCACCGGCTGGCTATGGGCCAGCCCGTAGAGATACCCAACTTCGGCCTGGAAACAGTGCACCACGTGCACGCCGACGACGTTGCGCAGGCTTTCCAACTGGCCCTCGAGCGCCCACGGGTGGCTGCGGGCAACGGCTATCACGTGGTCTCCGACAGGGCCCTGACGCTGCGGGGAATCGCGACGGCGGCCGCGGCCTGGTTCGGCCAGGAGGCGCAGCTCCGGTTCCTGCCGTTCGAGGAGTTCCGGTCCGGCACCTCCCCCGGCAACGCCGAAGCGTCCTATGACCACATCAGCCGAAGCCCTTCGATGAGCATCGGGAAGGCACAACGGGAGCTGGGATATTCCCCGCGCCACACCTCTCTTGAAGCGATCGCGGAGGGTCTGCGGTGGCTCATCTCGGACGGCCGGCTCGACACGGGCGGGCGGGAGCTCAGGACCTCGGCGGCCTGA
- a CDS encoding aldo/keto reductase — translation MSHDSTNQLELSATIDLKDVGTVHRLGFGAMRIVGNGVWGEPADRGAAVAVVRRAVELGVDFIDTADSYGPNISEEIIAEALHPYKKGLKIATKVGFTRTGPNQWIPVGRPEYLRQQTELSLRKLKVDTLDLLQLHRIDPKVGGEEQFGVLRELQDEGKVRALGLSQVSVAELEAAGKHFTVSTVQNRYNLTDRSSEDVLRYSEENGIGFIPWAPISAGELAQPGGPLDEAAKRLGATTSQVALAWLLRRSPVMMPIPGTGSVQHLEENMAAANITLDDDTFAELEAAGK, via the coding sequence ATGAGCCACGATTCAACGAACCAGCTGGAACTGTCCGCAACGATCGACCTCAAAGACGTGGGAACCGTGCACCGGCTCGGCTTCGGTGCCATGCGCATCGTAGGCAACGGCGTCTGGGGTGAGCCCGCCGACCGCGGGGCCGCCGTGGCCGTGGTGCGCCGCGCCGTCGAACTCGGCGTGGACTTCATCGACACCGCCGACTCCTATGGCCCAAACATCAGCGAGGAAATCATCGCCGAGGCGCTGCACCCCTACAAAAAGGGGCTGAAGATCGCCACCAAGGTGGGCTTCACCCGGACCGGGCCCAACCAGTGGATTCCCGTTGGCCGCCCGGAATACCTGCGCCAGCAGACGGAACTGAGCCTCCGCAAGCTGAAGGTGGACACCCTGGACCTGCTGCAGCTGCACCGGATCGACCCCAAGGTGGGAGGCGAAGAGCAGTTCGGCGTGCTGCGCGAACTCCAGGACGAGGGCAAGGTTCGGGCGCTTGGGCTTTCGCAGGTGAGCGTGGCCGAACTGGAAGCAGCCGGAAAGCACTTCACGGTATCGACGGTCCAGAACCGCTACAACCTCACCGACCGGAGCTCCGAGGACGTGCTGCGGTATTCGGAGGAGAACGGCATCGGCTTCATCCCCTGGGCTCCGATCTCCGCGGGCGAACTCGCACAGCCCGGCGGTCCGTTGGATGAGGCCGCCAAGCGGCTGGGCGCCACCACTTCGCAGGTGGCCCTCGCCTGGCTGCTGCGCCGCTCCCCCGTCATGATGCCTATTCCCGGCACCGGCTCCGTGCAGCACCTGGAGGAGAATATGGCGGCCGCCAACATCACGCTCGATGACGACACCTTCGCTGAGCTTGAAGCGGCCGGCAAGTAA
- a CDS encoding ABC transporter substrate-binding protein codes for MATITRKPAAVAALAAALLGLAACADPGATAATAPSSGSATTAAGKQFNLSPEQDRFKVTADAEAAALVPEAIKADGKLTVVSTGGTAPLSTFATDNKTLIGSEVDIAYAVGETLGLEVEVLPVAWADWPLGIESSKYEAVLSNVTVTEARKEKFDFATYRNDLLGFYAKSDSGIGEIKEAKDVAGKRIIVGSGTNQEAILVRWDEENKKNGLKPVEFQYYDDDSASSLALQSGRADLTFGPNAGAAYKAALDGKSKQVGTLNGGWPLTAQIAFTTKKDNGLAVAAQAALNDLIENGTYAKILDRWGLSSEAIQKSELNPAGLPKK; via the coding sequence ATGGCCACCATCACCAGGAAACCGGCCGCAGTCGCGGCACTGGCAGCAGCGCTGCTGGGACTTGCCGCCTGCGCGGATCCGGGCGCGACGGCGGCGACAGCACCGTCGTCGGGATCCGCCACCACGGCGGCCGGCAAGCAGTTCAACCTGTCACCCGAGCAGGACCGCTTCAAGGTCACCGCCGACGCAGAAGCAGCCGCATTGGTTCCCGAAGCCATCAAAGCCGACGGCAAACTGACTGTCGTGAGCACCGGCGGCACGGCCCCGCTCAGCACCTTTGCCACGGACAACAAGACCCTGATTGGCAGCGAGGTGGACATCGCTTACGCGGTGGGCGAGACGCTGGGCCTGGAGGTCGAGGTCCTTCCCGTGGCCTGGGCTGACTGGCCGCTGGGCATTGAGTCCTCGAAGTACGAAGCCGTGCTGTCCAACGTCACTGTCACCGAAGCCCGGAAGGAGAAGTTCGACTTCGCCACGTACCGGAACGACCTGCTCGGCTTCTACGCGAAGAGCGACTCCGGTATCGGCGAGATCAAGGAGGCCAAGGATGTCGCGGGCAAGCGCATCATTGTTGGCTCAGGCACCAACCAGGAAGCCATCCTGGTGCGCTGGGACGAGGAGAACAAGAAGAACGGCCTGAAGCCAGTTGAGTTTCAGTATTACGACGACGATTCCGCCTCGTCGCTGGCCCTGCAGTCCGGCCGCGCGGATTTGACGTTCGGCCCCAATGCCGGGGCTGCCTACAAGGCCGCGCTGGACGGCAAGAGCAAGCAGGTGGGCACCCTCAACGGCGGCTGGCCGCTGACCGCGCAAATCGCCTTCACCACAAAGAAGGACAACGGCCTGGCCGTCGCCGCCCAGGCCGCGCTGAACGATCTGATCGAGAACGGGACCTACGCCAAGATCCTGGACCGTTGGGGCCTGTCTTCCGAGGCGATCCAGAAGTCCGAACTGAACCCGGCAGGCCTGCCCAAGAAGTAG